Proteins co-encoded in one Aspergillus flavus chromosome 2, complete sequence genomic window:
- a CDS encoding putative cytochrome P450, whose protein sequence is MLLIIAVALLGWTLYSVFCLVGNIRRIQKIGIPYHVIPCSPVNPLWILLEPLIFFILGLLPFEFGRIKHYGRRTWQFTDKAQSHMRMGDAWAIATPNEIFVYICDADAITDIIARRADFVRPIELFTLLNVFGPNVATTEGADWQRHRKIVAAPFNESLNSFVWREALTQAQSMLTTRATAGPSGGLGTDTRTLALNVLAATGFKRSTRFQSAQEAQSEDPRSYAQSLKTVMLNTFLIMLIPPSVLKFPIFPSWCRRAGEAVEDFKQHMLNMFNTEKTLLDQGKPGTGTLMSSFVRESTVDPKSNKTVLTLDEILGNIYVINFAGHDTTAGSLTYVLFLLAAYPNIQEWIAEEIRTVFPNPDRDTWDYKEAFPRLKRCLAVVLETVRLYPPILALPKSVAPQSTSLRLPESNRTIVLPKGTVVLPSLLAAQTHPKYWPDEPTTWNPRRWIETPNPTDATPSTPEDHLAGEEIMEPRAGSYFPWSAGVQNCAGRKFAQVEIVAAMAAWFREYRVRPVREDGEDFEKAQARILESTNDSYQLLVMQMRDPDSAKFVWERVE, encoded by the exons ATGTTGCTAATCATCGCAGTGGCCCTCCTGGGCTGGACCCTGTACAGCGTCTTCTGCCTGGTCGGGAACATCCGCCGTATCCAGAAAATCGGCATTCCTTACCACGTCATTCCCTGCAGCCCCGTCAATCCGCTCTGGATTCTGCTCGAgcctctcatcttcttcattcttgGTCTCCTCCCGTTTGAATTCGGTCGCATCAAACACTATGGTCGCCGTACCTGGCAGTTTACCGACAAGGCCCAGTCGCATATGCGAATGGGCGATGCCTGGGCGATCGCAACTCCCAACGAGATCTTTGTCTACATCTGCGACGCCGATGCTATTACCGACATTATTGCGCGTCGCGCGGATTTCGTGCGCCCAATTGAGCTCTTCA CCCTGCTCAATGTCTTCGGTCCAAATGTTGCAACG ACCGAGGGCGCCGACTGGCAGCGCCACCGCAAGATCGTCGCCGCTCCCTTCAACGAAAGCTTGAACAGCTTCGTCTGGCGCGAAGCCCTCACTCAGGCGCAGAGCATGCTGACTACTCGAGCCACGGCCGGACCCTCCGGTGGACTGGGTACTGACACACGGACTCTGGCGCTCAATGTTCTCGCAGCAACCGGTTTCAAACGGTCAACGCGCTTCCAGAGCGCTCAAGAAGCGCAGTCAGAGGATCCGCGCTCCTACGCGCAGTCGCTGAAGACCGTCATGCTCAACACTTTCCTCATCATGCTAATTCCCCCCTCCGTGCTAAAATTCCCCATCTTCCCCAGCTGGTGCCGTCGCGCCGGTGAGGCCGTCGAGGACTTCAAGCAGCACATGCTCAACATGTTCAATACAGAGAAAACGCTCCTCGACCAGGGCAAACCAGGCACCGGCACGCTGATGTCGTCCTTCGTTCGCGAATCCACCGTCGATCCCAAGAGCAATAAGACCGTTCTTACCCTCGACGAAATCCTGGGCAATATCTACGTGATCAACTTCGCTGGCCACGATACAACAGCCGGCTCCCTTACCTACGTCCTATTCTTGCTTGCCGCATACCCCAATATCCAGGAATGGATCGCAGAGGAGATCCGCACCGTCTTCCCCAACCCCGACCGCGACACATGGGATTACAAGGAAGCTTTCCCCCGACTAAAGCGGTGCCTCGCAGTAGTC CTCGAAACCGTCCGTCTCTACCCCCCCATCCTGGCCTTACCCAAATCCGTCGCCCCGCAATCAACCAGCCTCCGCCTCCCAGAAAGCAACCGCACCATAGTCCTCCCCAAGGGAACCGTCGTCCTCCCCAGCCTCCTCGCCGCTCAAACACACCCGAAATACTGGCCCGACGAGCCCACCACCTGGAATCCCCGTCGCTGGATCGAAACTCCTAACCCAACCGACGCCACCCCCAGCACACCGGAAGACCACCTCGCAGGCGAAGAAATCATGGAACCCCGCGCGGGCTCATACTTCCCCTGGTCGGCCGGTGTGCAGAACTGTGCAGGACGCAAGTTCGCGCAGGTGGAGATCGTGGCGGCCATGGCGGCGTGGTTTAGGGAGTATCGGGTGCGGCCGGTCagagaagatggagaggaCTTTGAGAAGGCGCAGGCGCGGATCTTAGAGTCCACTAATGATAGTTATCAGTTGTTGGTTATGCAGATGAGGGATCCGGATAGTGCTAAGTTTGTTTGGGAGAGGGTTGAGTGA